Proteins from one Cydia fagiglandana chromosome 13, ilCydFagi1.1, whole genome shotgun sequence genomic window:
- the LOC134669918 gene encoding uncharacterized protein LOC134669918: protein MPTALVQVYAENGEKHLMRALLDPCSQESFITEAAAQKLRLRRTSVSGHVTGVEKMKTTLKYVTEIEFSSRIELKMKMKATTYVVRHITDIMPENEVKMENWKHVEKLCLADPTCHTPGHIDLLLGVEVWSEVIKPGVIKGPSGTPIAQDSHLGWIVCGNVRTEHTATKNIVSMHLNVDLNNMLKKFWELETIEEESNTLTSDEKKAEDIYEKTHKRKEDGRYVVRLPFREEPPVLPRDSREIAVKRWMSLERRLDKNPELKQDYNDVLQEYLDLQHMKKVDDEERAENCVYLPHHAVVRDDKQTTRVRVVFHASCSGTNGVTLNDALLVGPTLQEDLRDILLRWRTHKIAYVADIIKMYRQIEVNDADTNYQRIVWRSDAQKPIEDYKLVTVTFGTSCAPYLAIKTLRQVAIDEGQEYPEAQRIILEDFYMDDVLSGQETEDEAKRNQKEITAILKKGGFELQKWSSNSEAFMQEIEPVKRSPKAQREVDGRDSIKTLGIIWNTKEDKLQITNNLKDLPEQPVTKRNVLADIASLFDPMGWLAPAVVITKTFMQKLWQLGVGWDEKLADDVKEEWLKFRKEIPAFTEVKINRWIHTNADRSSMEIHGFADASMSTYAAVIYVRIIDTDGQVQVSLLTAKTKTAPLKQISMPRLEMCAAVLLCRLLKHVVSIFKVDKHQVFAWSDSQVVLSWIKGDPGRWTPFVKNRVTEIKKMNEINGWYYVNTKQNPADPASRGVMPKKLLTNTLWWNGPAFLKEPAIELPGTEVPETDSECKKVIKTLVTTTKENEEELILTLIAKYSSLGKLVRIIAYCRRWMLHLKRKRENKDHLPTYLTTEERDEALTICLRRFQEIEFQEEIDDIKSKRQLKRKSRLLSLAPFLDPKGVLRVGGRLRHADLEAQQKHPIIITKDNALLPLLLAEAHSSTLHGGPQLMVMYLRSKYWLINMTNRIKKYVRNCIVCIRQRGETGSQLMGDLPAIRVKPAKPFLISGVDFAGPINVRMSKGRGAKSTKAYISLFVCMVTRAFHIKLVSSLSTEAFLAALKRFVARRGRCAEMWSDHGTNFIGAKKDLIAMWRQGQARIPDEFAAQLDNMRIKWKYIPPAAPNFGGIWEAGVKSIKYHMKRVIGNSTLTFEEMTTLLAQIEGCLNSRPLYPLNDDPDSLQSLTPGHFLTTEQIVSIPDEDYTDFKIHQLSRWQLTQKMLQDFWRQWQKEFLTRLQQRPKWNRVTKDLDIGDLVLVKDQRLPPGSWPMGRIIGRHPGPDGLTRTYDIRTISGVLQRSITKLCVLPCVKDSVLSGGVCSS from the coding sequence ATGCCAACTGCATTAGTGCAAGTATACGCGGAGAACGGAGAAAAACACTTGATGAGAGCGCTGTTGGACCCATGCTCACAGGAGTCTTTTATAACTGAGGCCGCCGCACAAAAGCTTCGTTTACGACGTACCTCAGTCAGTGGGCATGTCACGGGAGTTGAGAAAATGAAGACTACGCTCAAGTATGTAACAGAAATAGAGTTCTCATCAAGAATCGAGCTTAAGATGAAGATGAAGGCAACTACTTACGTTGTGCGTCACATCACCGACATTATGCCGGAGAATGAAGTCAAGATGGAAAACTGGAAACATGTAGAGAAGTTGTGCCTCGCAGATCCAACATGTCACACTCCAGGTCATATCGACTTGCTTTTAGGAGTCGAAGTTTGGAGCGAAGTTATTAAACCTGGAGTGATCAAGGGCCCCTCAGGAACACCTATAGCACAAGATAGTCACCTGGGGTGGATAGTTTGCGGAAATGTGAGGACAGAGCACACTGCCACAAAAAACATCGTCAGCATGCATCTTAATGTTGATCTTAACAACATGCTGAAGAAGTTCTGGGAGTTAGAAACCATAGAAGAAGAAAGTAATACACTAACCTCAGACGAAAAGAAGGCAGAAGACATTTATGAGAAGACACACAAAAGAAAAGAAGATGGTCGTTACGTGGTCAGGTTGCCATTTAGAGAAGAACCACCTGTGCTACCACGTGACTCACGAGAGATAGCAGTGAAGAGATGGATGTCGCTAGAAAGAAGATTAGATAAGAATCCAGAATTGAAACAAGATTACAACGACGTCTTACAAGAGTACTTAGATCTGCAACACATGAAGAAGGTAGATGATGAAGAAAGAGCCGAGAATTGCGTGTACCTACCACATCATGCTGTTGTAAGAGACGACAAACAAACCACACGAGTTAGAGTTGTATTTCATGCGTCATGTTCTGGAACTAATGGGGTCACCTTAAACGATGCATTGCTCGTAGGTCCTACTCTGCAAGAAGATTTACGCGATATACTGCTGAGATGGAGAACGCACAAAATCGCATATGTCGCAGATATCATTAAAATGTATCGGCAGATCGAAGTTAATGACGCAGATACAAATTATCAAAGAATTGTTTGGAGAAGTGATGCTCAAAAACCGATAGAAGACTACAAGCTAGTTACCGTTACCTTCGGGACCTCTTGCGCTCCCTACTTGGCTATCAAAACCTTACGTCAAGTTGCGATAGATGAGGGTCAAGAGTATCCTGAAGCACAGCGTATAATACTAGAGGATTTCTACATGGACGACGTCTTGTCGGGGCAAGAAACAGAAGATGAAGCTAAAAGAAATCAGAAAGAAATCACAGCAATTCTCAAAAAGGGTGGGTTTGAACTTCAAAAGTGGAGTTCAAATAGTGAAGCATTCATGCAAGAGATTGAACCTGTAAAACGATCCCCAAAGGCCCAGAGAGAAGTAGATGGAAGAGACAGTATTAAGACTTTGGGTATAATTTGGAACACTAAAGAAGATAAATTACAAATAACGAATAATTTGAAAGACTTACCTGAACAACCTGTCACGAAGAGGAATGTTTTAGCAGATATAGCTTCATTATTTGATCCGATGGGTTGGCTGGCGCCTGCGGTAGTCATCACTAAAACATTCATGCAAAAATTATGGCAGTTAGGTGTTGGTTGGGATGAAAAACTCGCAGATGACGTGAAGGAAGAGTGGTTGAAGTTTAGAAAAGAGATTCCTGCATTTACAGAAGTAAAGATAAATCGCTGGATACATACCAATGCAGACAGAAGCTCGATGGAGATTCATGGATTCGCGGACGCCTCGATGAGCACTTACGCAGCAGTAATATACGTCCGAATTATCGACACAGACGGGCAAGTACAAGTATCGCTACTCACGGCTAAAACGAAAACAGCGCCTTTGAAGCAAATATCCATGCCAAGATTGGAGATGTGCGCTGCGGTTCTGCTATGTAGACTTCTGAAACATGTTGTAAGCATATTCAAAGTTGACAAACATCAAGTATTTGCCTGGTCAGATTCACAAGTTGTACTGTCATGGATAAAAGGCGACCCAGGTCGATGGACTCCTTTTGTAAAAAATCGAGTTACTGAAATTAAGAAAATGAATGAGATAAACGGGTGGTATTATGTCAATACTAAACAAAATCCAGCAGACCCAGCCTCACGAGGAGTTATGCCAAAAAAGCTCTTGACAAATACACTCTGGTGGAATGGACCGGCGTTTCTCAAGGAGCCAGCCATAGAACTGCCGGGAACCGAAGTACCTGAAACAGATTCAGAAtgcaaaaaagttataaaaacatTAGTTACTACCACTAAAGAAAATGAAGAGGAATTAATACTTACCTTGATCGCTAAATACTCGTCGCTCGGGAAACTGGTGAGAATAATCGCATACTGTCGTAGATGGATGCTGCACCTGAAAAGAAAGAGAGAAAATAAAGATCACTTACCAACTTACCTGACGACTGAAGAGAGAGATGAAGCACTTACTATTTGCTTAAGACGATTCCAGGAAATCGAATTTCAAGAAGAAATTGATGATATAAAGAGTAAGAGACAGCTGAAAAGAAAAAGTCGATTGTTGTCACTCGCCCCCTTTTTAGATCCAAAGGGTGTGTTGAGAGTAGGCGGCCGACTACGCCATGCTGATTTAGAAGCCCAACAGAAGCACCCCATTATAATCACGAAGGACAATGCTCTGTTACCTCTTCTTCTAGCAGAAGCACACAGCAGCACTCTTCATGGCGGTCCGCAATTGATGGTGATGTATCTTCGATCCAAATACTGGCTAATCAACATGACTAATAGAATAAAGAAATATGTACGCAACTGCATCGTGTGTATCCGTCAGAGAGGAGAAACCGGCAGTCAGCTCATGGGAGATCTACCTGCTATAAGAGTAAAGCCCGCAAAGCCTTTTTTGATCAGCGGAGTAGATTTTGCGGGACCTATAAATGTGCGTATGAGCAAAGGCCGTGGGGCAAAATCCACCAAGGCGTACATATCTCTCTTTGTCTGCATGGTGACCAGAGCTTTCCACATCAAGCTTGTGAGTAGTTTAAGCACAGAGGCATTTCTAGCAGCTTTAAAACGATTCGTAGCTAGACGAGGACGATGCGCAGAGATGTGGAGCGACCATGGCACAAATTTCATAGGAGCCAAGAAAGACTTGATAGCCATGTGGCGCCAAGGTCAAGCAAGAATCCCAGACGAGTTTGCAGCTCAGTTGGACAATATGAGGATTAAATGGAAGTATATTCCTCCTGCAGCTCCAAACTTTGGTGGTATATGGGAGGCCGGCGTGAAGTCTATCAAATATCATATGAAAAGAGTCATAGGAAATTCAACCCTCACCTTTGAAGAAATGACGACGCTACTTGCCCAGATTGAAGGTTGTCTGAACTCTCGGCCCTTATATCCTCTCAATGATGATCCAGACTCCTTACAGTCCTTAACCCCAGGTCATTTTTTGACCACTGAACAGATTGTTAGTATCCCTGATGAGGACTATACAGACTTTAAGATTCACCAACTATCTAGATGGCAACTAACGCAAAAGATGTTGCAAGATTTCTGGAGACAGTGGCAGAAGGAGTTTTTAACCCGTCTTCAGCAACGTCCTAAGTGGAACCGCGTAACCAAAGATCTTGACATAGGCGACTTGGTACTGGTCAAAGACCAACGACTCCCGCCTGGAAGCTGGCCGATGGGTCGTATTATAGGAAGACATCCAGGCCCTGATGGCTTAACTCGGACTTACGATATACGGACAATTTCTGGTGTTTTACAAAGATCTAttactaaattatgtgttttgcCTTGTGTAAAGGACTCCGTCCTTTCCGGGGGAGTATGTTCAAGTTAA
- the LOC134670407 gene encoding UDP-xylose and UDP-N-acetylglucosamine transporter, which translates to MNIKAALAICMVFVGCCSNVVFLELVVKEDPGAGNLVTFLQFLFIAFCGFCTVGKFGTAKRNIPFKQYLILVGFFWTSSVANNYAFDFNISMPLHMIFRAGSLMANMAMGVWILKKQYPALKYLAIFMISAGIAICTIQSSGEVKAPRETHSDAEEEARLKFIDWLWWCLGIAILTFALFVSARMGIFQESLYSKYGKHPWEALYYAHLLPLVIWLPSAPNLIGHVKLATVTAPVNFLGFTLPIQVLWLLLYVVTQGLCISSVYVLTTECASLTVTLTVTLRKFVSLLFSIVYFKNPFTIGHWIGTLLVFIGTLIFTELLQKFVALFLPTKVDDKKKKK; encoded by the coding sequence ATGAATATCAAGGCAGCTTTGGCCATATGTATGGTCTTCGTTGGATGTTGTTCCAACGTAGTTTTTCTTGAATTGGTTGTGAAAGAAGACCCAGGCGCTGGTAATTTGGTAACATTCCTACAATTCTTATTCATCGCATTTTGCGGTTTTTGCACCGTTGGAAAATTCGGTACCGCGAAAAGGAACATACCATTCAAGCAATACCTCATTTTAGTTGGATTTTTCTGGACAAGCAGCGTGGCTAACAACTATGCGTTCGATTTCAACATATCTATGCCTTTACACATGATTTTTAGAGCGGGATCCCTAATGGCGAACATGGCAATGGGTGTATGGATATTGAAGAAGCAATACCCAGCGTTGAAATACTTGGCTATCTTCATGATATCTGCTGGTATAGCGATATGCACTATACAGTCGAGTGGAGAAGTTAAAGCCCCTAGAGAAACCCATTCAGATGCAGAAGAAGAAGCTAGATTGAAATTCATAGATTGGCTTTGGTGGTGTCTAGGCATAGCCATACTGACTTTTGCATTATTCGTATCGGCCCGAATGGGAATTTTCCAAGAATCCCTATACTCAAAATATGGAAAGCATCCTTGGGAAGCGCTGTACTATGCTCATTTATTACCGTTAGTAATCTGGCTACCATCAGCTCCAAATTTAATTGGACATGTAAAATTAGCCACAGTAACTGCCCCAGTGAATTTCCTAGGTTTCACATTGCCTATTCAAGTATTATGGCTGCTTTTATATGTAGTTACTCAAGGTCTATGTATTAGTTCTGTGTACGTTTTGACGACTGAATGTGCGTCTCTGACTGTGACTTTAACAGTGACTTTAAGAAAGTTTGTGTCACTTTTGTTTTCAATAGTTTACTTTAAGAATCCGTTTACGATCGGACATTGGATTGGGACACTTTTAGTGTTTATTGGTACTTTGATATTTACTGAATTATTGCAGAAGTTTGTTGCTCTGTTCTTGCCGACAAAAGTTGATgataaaaagaagaagaagtag